One genomic region from Nostoc sp. C052 encodes:
- the mobV gene encoding MobV family relaxase, whose amino-acid sequence MAYAIARLKKLKRGNISGSASHTARERETPNADPTQKNIRFIGSLNPEERLEDLVLAKIRDSEQKRKIRTDAVYCVELLLSASPSYFRPNCPTQAGYYEPQKLDEWLEATHQWLADEYGNRIVRAELHLDEATPHIHAYFVPLDDQGQLRCNHFFDGRQKIQQFQNSYYQTMRLIGLERGIKGSRAKHQDIKDFYRIVEEGRDLEVDELSAEHLLAKAADRDRANQRKQEMEATAKALSLENEQLRRRIAQLEQDNQSIKKLTEWSTDLALDDVAIELGLWRKGNEWVGGNHIININASQFTDFGNGSSLGGNSAIDLVKHVNQCNQTTAIAWIGERFGEVGAKRAASAHAQKVTAVIIQTQPVPQFTPPIEDKKQWQQVEHYLTQKRGIPSDCVQMLHNQGLVYADSKANVVFVMRDLNGKTKGAFLEGTANTFSGYELGTVRRDSWFYFTLGKKPSEQTSTVVLSFSPIDAISVAMLEYQVKGIPENRTIYMAADDTSNLPVERLRNVPCVQLAFSQPTVARAVKELLPHSTQLKCESRDWNTQLINFSHQLQQRYSQQNHEELEL is encoded by the coding sequence ATGGCATACGCGATCGCGCGATTAAAAAAATTAAAGCGGGGTAACATATCAGGGAGTGCATCTCACACTGCACGAGAAAGAGAAACCCCTAATGCAGATCCCACTCAAAAAAATATTCGGTTCATCGGTAGCCTCAACCCAGAGGAACGACTAGAGGATTTAGTCTTAGCCAAGATAAGGGACTCGGAGCAGAAGCGGAAGATTCGCACTGATGCGGTGTACTGCGTAGAGTTACTGTTGAGTGCATCGCCCAGTTATTTCCGTCCCAACTGCCCCACTCAAGCCGGTTACTATGAACCCCAAAAGCTGGATGAATGGCTAGAAGCGACTCATCAGTGGTTAGCGGATGAATATGGTAATCGCATTGTCCGCGCCGAGTTACACCTGGATGAAGCCACACCCCATATTCACGCTTATTTTGTCCCTCTTGATGATCAAGGACAGCTACGGTGCAATCATTTCTTTGACGGGCGGCAGAAAATCCAACAATTTCAAAATTCTTACTACCAGACAATGCGGTTAATTGGGTTGGAGCGCGGTATTAAAGGAAGCAGAGCAAAGCACCAGGACATCAAGGATTTTTACCGCATTGTGGAGGAAGGGCGCGATTTAGAAGTTGATGAGCTAAGTGCAGAACATCTTTTAGCCAAAGCTGCCGACCGAGACAGGGCGAATCAACGTAAACAGGAAATGGAGGCTACAGCCAAAGCTCTCTCACTTGAAAATGAACAGTTACGGCGACGAATTGCACAATTAGAACAAGATAATCAATCAATAAAAAAGCTTACCGAGTGGTCAACTGATTTAGCTTTGGATGATGTTGCTATTGAGTTGGGACTGTGGCGTAAAGGGAATGAATGGGTTGGAGGAAACCACATCATTAATATAAATGCCTCTCAATTTACTGACTTTGGCAATGGTTCTTCGTTAGGGGGTAACAGTGCTATTGATTTAGTCAAGCACGTTAATCAATGCAACCAAACAACTGCGATCGCATGGATCGGGGAGCGATTTGGTGAAGTCGGCGCAAAACGTGCAGCGAGCGCTCATGCTCAAAAAGTTACGGCTGTTATTATCCAAACTCAACCAGTACCCCAATTCACTCCACCGATTGAGGATAAAAAACAGTGGCAGCAAGTAGAACATTACCTAACTCAGAAACGAGGCATACCTTCTGATTGCGTACAAATGTTACATAACCAGGGACTAGTTTATGCCGACTCAAAAGCAAATGTAGTTTTTGTGATGCGGGATCTCAACGGAAAGACCAAAGGGGCATTTTTAGAAGGGACAGCTAATACATTTTCTGGTTATGAGTTAGGTACAGTTCGCCGCGATAGCTGGTTTTACTTTACTTTGGGGAAAAAGCCTAGCGAACAAACTAGTACTGTCGTGCTGTCTTTTTCTCCCATTGATGCCATTTCAGTAGCCATGCTGGAATATCAGGTTAAAGGAATACCAGAAAACAGAACAATTTACATGGCAGCAGATGACACTTCAAATTTACCTGTTGAAAGATTACGTAATGTTCCTTGTGTACAGTTAGCTTTTAGTCAACCAACAGTGGCACGGGCTGTTAAAGAACTACTGCCACACTCGACTCAACTCAAGTGCGAAAGTCGGGATTGGAATACGCAGTTAATCAATTTCTCCCATCAATTACAACAACGTTATTCACAACAAAACCACGAGGAATTAGAGCTATAG
- a CDS encoding ParM/StbA family protein, translating into MNKKNNSKDYTKVAITIDLGTSSQKGIAQIYPDGVPIVLAMEPEIADLGVESIEYLSNQLVQDTTVWIGIGSEYYVLGALAKSMFAGTSAIRDLKYQYALPKVAAMLWLAIRRLGVKNPDIELYVHLLLPVGEASDGQTLRAKLAQNLKTGIITPTGRLKAKLRSFDVSPEGAGIMAYRSRNVNINYFQKSIGMLMLGYRNASFILSHKGNAIKAESTDLGMNWVVHQFVERTAVGLSKDDLRLISALAETTNNNFDALRFLSRKTRIEEINADVELFCRILPIVRKEYCRALWRWLRNIALMDEILVCGGTASFVRQELTEHFDSEGIPICWNGGMELPKYLDTMGLGDRIADAWASHISHIKFLDHELSYDRQDKPLVPDYYVQPFKSFKPDTEIWQRNGYITTSQK; encoded by the coding sequence ATGAATAAAAAAAATAATTCTAAAGACTACACAAAAGTTGCGATAACTATTGATTTAGGGACAAGTTCTCAGAAGGGGATAGCACAGATTTATCCAGATGGGGTTCCAATAGTTTTAGCAATGGAACCAGAAATAGCGGATTTAGGAGTAGAGTCAATAGAATATTTGTCAAATCAACTTGTACAAGATACGACGGTGTGGATAGGAATTGGGTCAGAATACTATGTCCTGGGAGCATTAGCCAAAAGTATGTTCGCGGGGACATCAGCTATTAGAGATTTGAAGTATCAATATGCCTTACCGAAAGTAGCAGCTATGTTATGGTTGGCAATTCGGCGGCTGGGAGTGAAAAACCCAGATATAGAGCTATATGTACATTTGCTGTTGCCAGTGGGAGAAGCGTCAGATGGGCAAACGCTCAGAGCAAAACTAGCACAGAACTTAAAAACAGGAATAATCACGCCAACAGGGAGGTTAAAAGCGAAATTACGTAGCTTTGATGTCAGTCCAGAAGGGGCGGGTATCATGGCATATCGCAGTCGCAACGTCAACATTAACTATTTCCAAAAGAGTATAGGAATGCTGATGTTAGGCTATCGTAATGCCAGTTTTATTTTGTCGCACAAGGGGAATGCAATAAAAGCTGAATCTACAGATTTAGGGATGAATTGGGTGGTGCATCAGTTTGTAGAACGTACTGCTGTAGGTTTATCAAAAGATGACTTACGCCTAATTTCAGCCTTAGCCGAAACCACGAATAACAATTTTGATGCACTGCGGTTTTTATCACGCAAAACCAGAATCGAAGAAATCAATGCTGACGTAGAGTTGTTTTGTCGGATTTTACCGATAGTTCGCAAAGAGTACTGCCGTGCTTTATGGCGCTGGTTGAGAAATATTGCTCTTATGGATGAAATTTTAGTTTGTGGTGGGACAGCATCCTTTGTACGCCAAGAGCTAACCGAACATTTTGATAGTGAAGGCATTCCCATTTGTTGGAATGGCGGAATGGAACTACCTAAATATTTAGACACAATGGGATTAGGTGATAGGATAGCCGATGCTTGGGCATCCCATATTAGCCATATCAAGTTTTTGGATCATGAATTGAGCTATGACCGCCAAGACAAACCCCTAGTTCCTGATTATTATGTTCAACCATTCAAGAGTTTTAAACCAGACACGGAGATTTGGCAAAGAAACGGTTATATCACTACAAGCCAAAAATAG